Proteins encoded in a region of the Enterococcus gilvus ATCC BAA-350 genome:
- a CDS encoding PTS lactose/cellobiose transporter subunit IIA, with protein sequence MDRKELQLLGFEIVAYAGDARSSLLTVLKEVRKGNFDNVERLLADADENLTLAHNSQTKCLAEEASGNEMEVGVTFIHGQDHLMTTILLRELINDFVELYKEKFAKA encoded by the coding sequence ATGGATAGGAAAGAATTGCAATTATTAGGATTTGAAATTGTTGCTTATGCAGGAGATGCCAGAAGTTCATTATTAACAGTGTTGAAGGAAGTGAGAAAAGGTAATTTTGATAATGTTGAACGATTATTAGCGGATGCTGATGAAAATTTAACCTTAGCGCATAACTCACAAACGAAATGTTTAGCTGAAGAAGCGTCAGGGAACGAAATGGAAGTAGGCGTAACTTTTATTCATGGGCAAGACCATTTAATGACAACGATTCTATTAAGAGAACTTATCAATGATTTTGTTGAATTGTACAAAGAAAAATTTGCTAAAGCATAG